In the genome of Bacillus thuringiensis, the window TTGCAAAATATGAAATGGTAAAAGATGCAGCTGTATTTACGAAGAAAGGTGAAGAAGGTAGTCATTACTTAGTTGCTTTCTATACAACTAGTAATGAAGTTGCTATGGAAACTTTAATACATGATTTAAGAGAACGATTACCAGATTATATGGTACCGTCTAAATTAATTTATATTAATGAACTGCCACTTACACCGAATAAAAAGGTTGATTTGAAGCGATTAGCACAACTAGAAGCAGACTATGAACCACTTCGTTTACAAGAATATATTGCACCATCTACCGAAGCGGAAGAAAAAATAGCGAAAGCTTGGATTGATGTATTAGGAATCTCAAAAATTGGTGTTCATGATGATTTCTTTACAATCGGTGGGCATTCATTGAAAGTATTGCGAGTTTTAACTTTGTTGAAAGAAGACTTTCCGTATTTAACAATTCAAGACTTCTTCCAGGAACGAACGATATATGGGTTAGCACAAATTCAAAGAGAATTAAAAGTTGAGGAAGAAGAAGTATTCCATGAATATAAAGTTATACATGAGCCAGATCCAATTTCCCGTATAAATGAAGTGACAGACAGCAAAGTTTCAAATATCTTTTTAACGGGAGCTACAGGTTATTTAGGTTCACATATATTGTATGAATTATTAAAAGATACAACAGCACATATTTATTGCTTAGTAAGACCGACGCAAGATATACAACAAAGAATTGTTAATACATTAACAAATTACTTTAAAGATATAAGTCAAGAATGGTTGCAACGCATAACAGCAGTACCTGGTGATCTTGGGGCAGAGTATCTTGGTATGGATGAGGATAAATTTATTCACTCCAAAGTTGATACGGTGATTCATTGCGGTGCAGATGTAAGACATTTTGGAGATGTAGCCCAGTTTGAAAATGTGAATGTGCAAGGAACGAGTCGTATGTTAGCCCTAGCGGAAGAAGGAGCATCATTCCACTTTATTTCAACAATTGGTATTCCGATAGAATTAGCAATAGAGCAATGGGACACATATGTGGAAACAGGTGATTTTAATTACGATGTAGAGTTAGAGAATGTGTATTCTGATAGCAAATTACAGGCAGAAAACCTTGTTCGTAAAGCGATACAAGAGGGTGTCCGTGGAAATATTTATCGTGCAGGTAACTTAGCGTGTCATTCAGAGACAGGTGTATTCCAACAAAATATCGAAGGAAACGCATTCTATCGTCTTATTAAAGCGATGCTACTTATTGGACAAGCTCCTAATGTGAAATGGGGAATCGATTTCACACCAATTGATTTTGCTAGTAAATCAATTGTAACGTATGTACAAGATTCACAAATAGATGGAGAAACGTTGCACATCTGTCATCCACATCAAATTGAGTTTGAACAATTTATACAGCTAATTGGAGAGTGTGGATACAATCTTGAAATGGTTCCACTTTCAGAATATGTAAATACCGGACTTGAATTAGCGAAGGGAAATGAAGTAGTAGCTGAGTTAATTGCTTCTCAAGTTGCAGGAGATGGAGCGCAGCAATCTGAAATTGTAATGGGTACACGTAGAACGAATGAATGGATTAAGAAAAAAGAATTGATAGTACCAGCAATCAATAAAGAATTTATACAGCAGTTATTAGCTCATGGTGAAAAAGTTGGATATTTTCCAAAAATAATGAAATGATTATGCATGCTTTTGTTTGTTCAATAAAATAAATCATGCTACAATGAAAACGAATTAAGGACCGGGGAGCCAATTGGCTGAGAGGATGTAAGTAAACATCGACCCTCAACCTGATCTGGATAATGCCAGCGTAGGGAGTTACTTAAAGTGATGTAGCATATGTTATTCTATAATAACTTGCATACAAGGCTTTCCTACGCAGTAGGAAAGCCTTTTCTTATTTTTGAAATTTAATTTTATAAGGGGGATTTTATTATGTCACAACAAGTTACAATGTCATTTTCAGTAGTACCACAAGCGAAAACGAAAGATGTATATTCTGTTGTCGATAAAGCAATTGAAGTTGTGCAACAATCGGGAGTTCGTTATGAAGTAGGGGCAATGGAAACAACTTTGGAAGGAGAATTAGATGTACTTCTTGATGTCGTTAAACGTGCGCAACAAGCTTGCGTCGATGCTGGAGCAGAAGAAGTGATTACTTCTATTAAAATCCATTATCGTCCAAGCACTGGTGTAACAATAGATGAAAAGGTTTGGAAGTACCGTGATGAATATGAAAAACCAGAAGCAATCTAAACTTATTACAACTATTTGGCTTATCCTTCTCATTGCAATATGGGAAGGATCTGTTTCATTATTTAAAATCGAACCGTGGATTTTACCAAAGCCTTCTGCCATTGTTCAAGAATTAATTGGGATGAAAGATTTACTATTACCAAATACGATGCAAACACTGCAGGAAGTTATAATTGGACTATTCTTTGCAATTTTATTGGGGACGAGCATCGCAATTATTATGGACGTTATACCGTTATTTCGTATTTTAATAAATCCATTGCTCGTTATTTCGCAAACAATTCCAATCGTTGTACTTGCACCGCTATTTATTATTTGGTTTGGATATGGGATGTTGCCAAAAGTAATGGTCGTAATACTCGTTTGTTTCTTCCCAATTGCGCTTAGTATTTTAGAAGGTTTTCAAACAGTAGATAAAAACATGTTGAAGCTGTTACAAACAATGAAGGCGACAAAGTGGCAAGTTTACCAGAAAGTAAAATTTCCAGCAGTGCTCCCATACTTTTTCTCAGGTTTAAAAATTGCAGTTACATATAGCGTAATGGGGGCAATTATCGGAGAATGGCTCGGTGCAAGTGAAGGATTAGGGGTTATGCTTACGAGGGCTACAAAATCCTTTTTGACTGCCCGAGTATTTGGTGTTGCAGCAATCATCGTTATGGTGACATTATGCCTGTATTTTATCGTAGAGTTTATGGCAAGAATAACAGCACCATGGATATATAGAAAGGACGGCAGAAAATGAAAAAAGGTTTAAAAGTTATGTTAGCTGCCTTATTAGCAGTAGGTGTGGCTGGATGTAATCCGGCGAAGAAAGAAGAAAGCGCAAGTAAAGATCAAAAAGTAAAAGTAGTATTAGATTGGTTTCCAAATACGAATCATACTGGCTTATATGTAGCGCAAGCGAAAGATTATTACAAAAAGCAAGGATTAGATGTAGAAATTATTCAACCAGGTGACAATGTAACAGCAGAGCAAATGATAGCATCAGGAAAAGCTGACTTCGCAATAAGCGCACAAGAAAATGTAACGTTAGCTCGTGTGGAAGGGATCCCTGTTGTGTCTGTAGGCGCGATTATTCAGCATAACACTTCAGCTTTTGCATCGCTTAAGAAAGATAATATGACGTCACCGAAAGCTTTTGAAGGTAAACGTTATGGCGGCTGGGGAGGACCAGCGGAAGAAGCGACATTAAAGACGATTATGGATAAGCATCAAGCTGATTTTAATAAAGTTGAAAAAATTATCTTAGGACAAACAGATTTCTTTAAATCAATCGGCCGTGATGCAGATTTCGAATGGATTTATTACGGTTGGGATGGTATTGAAGCGAAGCGTCAAGGAAAAGAGTTAAATACGATTATGGTGAAGGACTTAGATCCAGCGCTTGATTTCTATAGTCCTGTTATTATTACGAGTGAAAAACATACGAAGCAAGATAAAGACTTTGTGAAAAAGTTTATGAGTGCAACGACAGAAGGTTATAATTTTGCAATTAAGGAACCGAAAGAAGCTGCTGATCTTCTAATTAAAGCTGTTCCAGATGTAAATAAAGATTTAGTTCAAGAAAGCCAGAAATGGTTAAGTACGAAGTATCAAGATGATGCTAAAGCATGGGGAGTACAGAAGGAAGAAATTTGGACGAATTACATGAATTTCTTATATGATAACAAAGTTATTAAAAAGAAAATCGATGTAAAAGATGCTTTTACAAATGAATTCCTTCCAAGTGAAAAATGAGCGGATTACAAATAAAAAATATAGTGAAATCTTTCGATGGAAAGAATGTATTAGAGAATATTAGTGCCTCTATACAAGAGGGAGAGTTTGTTTCTTTTGTAGGCCCGAGTGGTTGCGGGAAAAGCACATTATTAAATATGATTGCAAATGTTGAAAATCCAACAAGTGGGAACGTAACATATAACGATAAGCAAGTACAAGAGCAAGATGTTGTTAGTTATATGCCACAACAAGATTTATTACTACCGTGGAGATCGGCTTTGCAAAATATCGTTCTACCATTGGAAATCGAAGGGAAACCGAAAAAACAAAGACTAACAGAAGGAATGGAAGCATTAAAGCAGTTTGAGTTAGATGAATATGCAAATCATTATCCAGACGAATTGTCTGGTGGTATGCGCCAAAGAATTAGTTTTCTTCGCACATATTTATGTGAAAAGCCAATTATGCTACTTGATGAGCCTTTTGGAAAGTTAGATGCATTTACAAAAATGGAAGTACACAGTTGGCTTTTAAACTCTTGGCACCAAGAGAAGCAAACAATCGTTATGGTTACACATGACTTGGATGAGGCAATCTTGCTTTCGGATCGCGTATTTATTTTATCTCAAAGACCAGCATCAATAGTTGGCGAGGTACAAGTGAAATTACCTAGGCCGAGAACGATGGATATGTTAACATCACTCGAGTTAAAAAAGGATAAGGAAGAGATTTTAAGTGTGTTAGCTCCTTATATGAAAAAATAGAAAAAGCCTTTTAACAGTTTTTGATATAATTACTGTTAAGGGGCTTTTTTTTAGAATATGAAAAAATGGAGAAGGAACAAAAGGAAAAATAGAGAATAGAATATAACAGAGTAGTTTATACTCTTAATATAACAAATGTTAAAGGAGTGAAAGGATAAAATGACTTTATCAACTGTTCTTCAAATGGTTTTAGCTTGATATGGGAGAAGTCTGCCTATTTTTTAAGATTAAGCTAAATTGAAGACAGCAGGTAAAGAACCTTAATCCTTTTTTACGATAATATGTAATGGGTAAGGTGTATTCACCTTACCCATTTTTATATGCATAATTAAATAAGGCTTCATACTGTTGGTCTCTCTATTTAGCTTATGGACGATAAGTAAAGGAGAGAAAAAATGAGTATATTAACAGTAGAAAATTTAAATCATTCGTATGGTGAGAAAACCATCTTATATAATGCATGCTTTCGATTATTAAAGGGGGAGCATGTTGGGTTAGTAGGGAAAAATGGGATTGGAAAATCAACACTGTTAAGAATTTTAACAGGAGAACTTATACATGATGATGGGAACATTGAATGGTTTCCACATGTGAAGGTTGGATTTTTGCAGCAGCATATAGATTTACAAGAAGGGACAACAATTGAAGGATACTTTCAAAGTGCATTTTCTAACTTGTATGCGATTGAATACGAAATGTTAAAAATTGCAGAAGAGATGGCTGGAGCAGTAGAAGTAGAAGTAGAAAAATTGTTAGTAAGGTATGGAGAGTTACAAACTATATTGGAAAACTCTAATTTCTATCAAATTCATACAGAAATTGAAGAAGTAGCAATTGGTTTAGGATTGTTTGAAATAGGATTGGAAAAGGATGTTTCAAAGTTAAGTGGAGGACAGCGGACAAAGCTATTACTAGGAAAGCTTCTTCTAGAAAAAGCTGATGTTTTATTGCTAGATGAACCAACAAACTATTTAGATACAGCACATATAGAATGGTTGCAATCGTACTTGAAACTGTACGAAAAAGCTTATATTATCATTTCGCATGACGAAGTATTTTTGAACAATATTACGAATGTCATTTACCATCTAGAAGAACGAAAAGTTAAGCGGTATGTAGGGGATTATGAAAAGTTTTTACAAAGTTATCAATTGCAAAGGAAACAATTACAATCGGCGTATGTGAAACAACAAAAAGAAATTGCTCAGTTAGAAACATTTATTCAAAAAAATAAAATTCGAAAAGCAAAACAGGCAAAAAGTCGAGAGAAAGTATTAGAGAAAATGCAAAGGGTTGAAAAGGTAAATAATGTGCCTCAGTCCCGTTTTGCTTTTACTGTTTATAATGAACCAGTAAGTCGTATATTACAGGCTGAGAAACTAAGAGTGGGTTATAGTGAGCCGTTATTTCCAGACTTGAATTTACAAGTGAAGAAAGGAGACAAGATAGCTATTGTTGGTCATAATGGTATTGGAAAAACGACAATATTAAAAACGTTATTAGGTCAAATAAAGCCGCTAAGCGGCTCAATTTTTGTTGGGGACCGAGTGAGTCCAGCTTATTTTGCACAGGAAGAGTTTGCTTCAGAAATAACACCATTAGAGAAAGTTTGGGCAGAACGACCAGATATGACAAAGAAAGAAGTGCGCCAAGCATTAGCGAAGTGTGGATTGAAAGAAGAACACGTATTAAAACCTATTCGTTTATTAAGCGGTGGAGAGCAAACGAAAGTGCGTTTATGTGAACTTATCGTAACGAAAAGCAATGTTTTAATTTTAGACGAACCGACTAATCATTTGGATGTAGAAACTAAGATGGCTTTACAGGAAGCGTTACAACAATACACAGGAACAGTTTTAATTGTCTCACATGAACCTTCTTTCTATGAATCGTGGATAACAAAAGTATGGAATATAGAAGATTGGAATGCTGAACAATATGAATAAAGAAAAGGCATTAGCTTTTATGAGCTAATGCCTTTTCTTTGTGATTAACATGATTTTCGAGAACTCTTACATGAGAATTGTATGAAGAAGCACTCTTATGGTGCGCTTATAAGCGTGCTTTTTCTTTTGTTATATTTATAATAATACGAAAGCCTTTCCCTAACAGGTGACTATCTTTCTTTGTATATATAGATAGCTCGAAATAGAATGAAAATAATTCCTATATGTAAAGGATAATGTGGATATTATAGGAAGACAATAGAAATTAAAGGAAATTCATGTAAAATTCAAATGAACTTCATATAAACTTCATATTAGAAACTAGATATAATTATAATAGGTTAATATGATATTTTGATTTTTCATAAAATTAAAAGTTTGAATTTAGGAGGTATTGCTCAAACCTAAATTCAAACTTTAGTGAAATAATTAATGGATATTACGTCTAGTTTTCGCTAATGACGGCATTTAAAAGTTCGGCAGGATTACCCGTTCCTGCACCACCAATTGTAATAGATCCACCAGGAGGAATTTCGCCATTCCATCCTGCGTTCGTAATTACATAATGATTATTTGTTTTACTACTAATTTTAGAATCCCAAACTTGTGTTAAATTGCCGCTATAATCAAATTCTAATTTCCAATTTTTAATAGGAGTCGTTCCGTTATTTTTAATTATAATCGAGAAGTTATAACCGCTTCCCCAATTCGAAGTGACTGAAAATGTAGCAGTGCCATTTCCATCAGGAGGTGTTGTATTAGCTTCATCCGTTTTGACGGTAAGAGTGGTAGGGTGTGATTTATTTCCAGCAGCATCTTTAGCAATTACTGAAAATGCGTATTCAGTATTAGGTTTTAAGTTTTTAATTGTAATGCTATTGGTTGTTGTACTCCATTTCTCTTCTCCAGCAGTAATTTCATATTCCGTAACTGCTACGTTATCAGTAGATGCAGTCCAGTTTAATTGAACTGAGTTTGAATTTTTATTCGTAACTACAATGTTTTTAACATTCGTTGGTGGCTCAGTATCTTTTTGACTAATAGGTCCACCAAGTAATTCTTTTACTAGCGTATCAAGTAATTTTGGACCACTACAACTATATTTTGGACTTGTACGGCAATCCCCGCTTAGTTCCCAAAACATTGCTCCACTTAAACCTTTCGTCTTTATATAGTCTGTTTTATATTTCATAGATTCATTGTCATCGTAGCTAATAAATGTGCCTGTAGTCGCATTATATAAGTAAGGGACTTTAGCTGTGTCATTCCAGTAGCGTACAAAACCATTTTTATTAACGTAATTGGCTGCTAAATCACCGTAATCATACACACCTGTGTCACCGGTAGAATAATCATCCCAAGTACCTTTAGAAGCAAGTTTCCCATCACTACCTGGTTTGCAAGGTTGATATTGTCCGTTATTTTCTTTTCCACAACTTTTCCAGCCACGTCCGTAAAAGGGTACGCCTAATACTAGTTTATCGACTGGAACACCTTCATTTGTATAAACATTTATAGCACCATCTACGTAAAAATTCGTATTTGCTGCTGGGTCATTTGGATCCTTATATAGAGCTGCATTATGATTAGAAGTAGCTTCCCATCCGCCGTGGAAATCATATGTCATAATATTAATCCAATCGAGTATTTGAGAAATTTTCTTTAGCTCTGTATGATCAGCGTAGCGTTGGCTTGCACCTGAAGCGATTGTTAGTAAATATTGTTTGCCATCTTCAGTACCTGCTTTATTCAAAGCATTTCGGACGTCTTGAAGAAGAAGAGTGAAATTTTGTTTATCTTCAGGACGATAACTACCACCAGGAATCGTTTCAACGCCCGGATATTCCCAGTCTAAATCTACGCCATCAAACCCATATGCGCGAAGAAAAGCTACTGTAGATTCAGCAAATACTTTTCTTGTTTTTTCATCAGCGGCCATATCAGAAAAGCGGTTAGACCAAGTCCAGCCACCAACGGAAATAATTGTTTTTAAGTGAGGATATTTAGCTTTTAATCGTTTTAGTTCTCCGAAATTTCCGCAACGGGCATATTTATCGCAATCTTCCCAAGTTGTCCCTGAGCCAGGATACGATTTGGTAACATCAGCCCATGGTTCCCCGAGTACGAGAGTACCATTAGGAACCTCTTTATTTTGCAATGGTACACCAGATTCTTTACAGTTCCACGTTTGTTTATTTGGATTATCAGGATGAGTAGAAGGGTTTCCATGTTTTCCATTCCAACAAATATCCGCGAAAGCATAGTTAAGGTGAGTAAGTTTTGATGCATCAATATCAGCAACTTGATAATTACGTCCGTAAACGCCCCACGAAGGAAAGTACCCAACAATTTTTTGACTTTGCTTTGGTGAATCTGCTAATGCGAGATTTGGAGTAATAAAATTTGTGAGAAAAAGAGGTAAGAAAAGTAGTAGAGATAGTAATAGCAGTGTAAATTTTTGAGACCTCATAGCCATTTCTCCTTTCAAAATAAAAGATATATTTAAAGGCATACGCCAATAAATCAAAATGAATCTAGACGTATGAAACGTCTAGATAAAATGATCAGACATCACGAAGTCTATACAAGGGAACTGGGGGTGATTAAATCGTAACAAATGTAAGATTTAGTGTAAACGCTTTATTCAGTTGTAAAAGACTTTCTCAATACAAAAAGGCTTGAATACAAACTATATATGAAAACGAAAGATTGGTATGGGAGGAAATAGCTCATTATAAATAAATTTGAGAAAAAATTGTATGGAGCCAATTATTAAAGACGTAGAAAGATAAGGAAATATCATGTAAAATAATAGTAAAAATATGTAAAGGAGGGAATGGTGTGGATGTGTTTTTGAACATTGCTGAAGAAAAAATTCGAAAAGCAATACGGAATGGTGATCTTGATTATCTTCCGGGAAAAGGAAAACCACTACAATTAGAAGATTTTTCAATGGTACCTCCAGAACTTAGAATGAGCTATAAAATTTTAAAAAATGCGGGAATGATTCCACCAGAAATGGAACTACAAAAAGATATATTAAAAATAGAGGATCTAATTGCTTGCTGTTATGATGAAGAAGAGAGAAAGAAATTAAGAGAAGAGTTAACAGTAAAAACGCTTCGTTTTCAGCAGGTAATGGAAAAGAGAAAGATTAAAGATAGTTCAGCTTTTCGTATGTATCAAGACAAAGTATTTCGTAAATTACGCTAAGAGGGATAAGATGACTACATTTAAAACGATAGAAGAATTAGCGACCTATATCGAAGAACAACAATTGGTACTTCTGTTTATTAAAACGGAAAATTGTGGTGTTTGTGATGTTATGGTAAGAAAAGTAAATTGCGTATTAGAGAATTATGATTACGTAGAGAAAATAGAGATATTACTACAAGACATGCAAGAGATTGCGGGGCGATATGCCGTATTTACAGGACCGACAATTTTATTATTTTATAATGGAAAAGAGATCCTTCGAGAATCGCGCTTCATTTCACTTGAAAATCTAGAGAGAACCATTCAATTATTCGAGGAATAAGGGAGGCTTTTATATGGAATTTATTATTGTCATACTATTATTTGTTGTAGTTGGAATAATCGTAACAGCAGTTCGATCGAACAAAAAGAAGGTAAATCTTACAAAACAAAATAACATTCATAATTCATCTAACAGCTCATCACCATTATTTTTCTTTGCTGGATCTGATAATGATAGCTCGCATGATGGTGGTTCACATGATTGTGGAGGGTCTTTTGGGGGAGATAGCGGAGGAAGCTGCGGTGGCGGCGGTGGTGATTGATGAAAATGCGCCTTATATAGGCGTATTTCTTTTTAAACAAACGTTTGATTAGTCGGCTTACATATGCATAAACACAGTTAAACAAACGTTTGATTAATATTTTTAACATACTAAGGGGAATGGAAATGAAAAGGGAACCGAAAGTGAAAAATAAGGGGAAAGTAGTGTTGTTTTTATTAGCTGCGGGAGGTGTAATTCTTGTTAAATTAGCATTTAAATTTGGAACAATACATATGATTCGAACTTGGTTTGAAAGTACGTTTTCTTAAATAAGGAATATAGCCTCTTGCGATAGAGGTTTTTGATTTGTTATCATTAGACTGAACGGTCGGTTTAAAGAGGTGTGAATATGAGAAGAAGCGCAGAAGAGATAAAGAAAGAAATTGCATATAAAGCAGAAAGTCTATTTTCACAGAAGGGCTATGCAGCTACATCTATGGAAGAGATTTGTGAAATTACAGAGCGAAGTAAAGGAAGCATTTATTATCACTTTAAAAGTAAAGAAGAATTATTTTTATTTGTAGTGAAACAGCATACGTATGATTGGGTTGAAAAATGGAATGAAAAAGAGAAGTTGTATAGCACTAGTACTGAAAAACTATATGGTATCGCGGAATATCATGTAGAGGACATACAGCAACCAATTTCAAATGCAATAGAGGAATTCTCTATGAGCCAAGTTGTAAGTAAAGAGATTCTGGATGAACTGTTAGCTTTAACTAGAGAATCATATGTTATGTTTGAGAAATTAATTGAAGCAGGTATACAGTCTGGAGAGTTCCGTGAAGATAATGCTCGTGATCTTATGTATATTGTGAACGGATTATTATCAGGGCTTGGAGTACTTTACTACGAGTTAGATTATAAAGAGCTGAAACGTATTTATAAAAAGGCAATAGATGTATTGTTAAAAGGAATGGCAGCTGAATAATAAGTCAGTTGCTTTTCTTACAAAATAAATTAGACCGAACGGTCGGTTTATGGAAGGAGAATGAAAGTGAAAGCTTTATTTAAAAACCGAGCATTTATGCTCGTTATGGCATCTGATATTTTACAACAATTTGCAATTTGGATTAGAAATATGGCTCTTTTATATTTCATAATGGAGCGGACAAATAATGATCCAGTTTCAGTGTCTCTATTATCTGTCATGGAGTATGCACCTATCTTTATTTTCTCGTTCATTGGTGGTGCATTAGCAGATCGTTGGAATCCGAAAAGAACAATGGTTGCTGGAGATGTGTTAAGTGTACTGTCTATTATAGGAATTGTCGTATTGTTAAAATTTGATTATTGGCAGGCTATATTTTTTGCAACACTCATTTCCGCGATTGTAGGGCAGTTTTCTCAGCCGTCATCGTCGCGTATATTTAAGCGCTATGTAAAGGAAGAAGAGGTAGCAAATGCGATTGCATTTAATCAAACATTACAGTCCTTATTTATGATTTTTGGGCCAGTTGTAGGATCAATTGTGTATACACAACTTGGCTTATTTACATCACTATATAGCTTAATCATTCTATTTTTGTTATCGGCTATCATCCTTTCATTTTTACCAAAATGGGTTGAACAAGAGCAAGTGGCAAGAGATTCATTAAAAAATGATATAAAAGAAGGATGGAAATACGTTCTTCACACGAAAAATTTACGTATGATTACGATCACTTTTACAATTATGGGTTTAGCTGTTGGATTAACGAATCCATTAGAAGTATTCCTTGTAATTGAACGTTTAGGCATGGAAAAAGAAGCTGTTCAATATTTAGCGGCAGCTGACGGAATAGGTATGTTAATCGGTGGTATTGTTGCTGCAGTTTTCGCTTCAAAAGTGAATCCGAAAAAGATGTTTGTATTCGGTATGAGTATATTAGCGATGTCATTTTTAGTAGAAGGGCTATCTACATCATTTTGGATTACTAGTTTCATGAGATTTGGAACAGGTATTTGTTTAGCTTGTGTTAATATCGTTGTCGGTACGCTTATGATTCAACTTGTACCAGAAAATATGGTTGGAAGAGTAAATGGGACGATTTTACCACTGTTTATGGGGGCAATGTTAATTGGAACTTCACTAGCTGGAGGATTAAAGGAACTAACTTCACTAGTTACTGTGTTTTGTATAGCGATGGCACTTATTTTATTAGCGATAGGGCCAGTTCTACGTATGCAAATAAAGAAAGAAGCTGTCGCTAATAAAGAGGAACTAACAAATTCGTTAGCTTCGAAATAACTATTTTAAGGGAGCAAAATTGCTCTTTTTTTTTTGAGGAACTTTTGACAACTATATGAGCCAATTATATACTGATGTTGTAAAAACGATTTTACAAGTTAGGAGCAATGGTGTGAAAAATCAAATCTATGAATTACGCACTGGAAATAATATTTCACAAGGCGCATTAGCTGATAAATGCAAGGTTTCTAGACAAACGATAAATGCAATTGAGAATAATAAATATGATCCAAGCTTAGCGTTAGCATTCCGTTTAGCTGAAGTATTAGGAACAACTGTTGATAAATTATTTTTGTACA includes:
- a CDS encoding ABC transporter substrate-binding protein; the encoded protein is MKKGLKVMLAALLAVGVAGCNPAKKEESASKDQKVKVVLDWFPNTNHTGLYVAQAKDYYKKQGLDVEIIQPGDNVTAEQMIASGKADFAISAQENVTLARVEGIPVVSVGAIIQHNTSAFASLKKDNMTSPKAFEGKRYGGWGGPAEEATLKTIMDKHQADFNKVEKIILGQTDFFKSIGRDADFEWIYYGWDGIEAKRQGKELNTIMVKDLDPALDFYSPVIITSEKHTKQDKDFVKKFMSATTEGYNFAIKEPKEAADLLIKAVPDVNKDLVQESQKWLSTKYQDDAKAWGVQKEEIWTNYMNFLYDNKVIKKKIDVKDAFTNEFLPSEK
- a CDS encoding ABC transporter ATP-binding protein, translating into MSGLQIKNIVKSFDGKNVLENISASIQEGEFVSFVGPSGCGKSTLLNMIANVENPTSGNVTYNDKQVQEQDVVSYMPQQDLLLPWRSALQNIVLPLEIEGKPKKQRLTEGMEALKQFELDEYANHYPDELSGGMRQRISFLRTYLCEKPIMLLDEPFGKLDAFTKMEVHSWLLNSWHQEKQTIVMVTHDLDEAILLSDRVFILSQRPASIVGEVQVKLPRPRTMDMLTSLELKKDKEEILSVLAPYMKK
- a CDS encoding ABC-F family ATP-binding cassette domain-containing protein; amino-acid sequence: MSILTVENLNHSYGEKTILYNACFRLLKGEHVGLVGKNGIGKSTLLRILTGELIHDDGNIEWFPHVKVGFLQQHIDLQEGTTIEGYFQSAFSNLYAIEYEMLKIAEEMAGAVEVEVEKLLVRYGELQTILENSNFYQIHTEIEEVAIGLGLFEIGLEKDVSKLSGGQRTKLLLGKLLLEKADVLLLDEPTNYLDTAHIEWLQSYLKLYEKAYIIISHDEVFLNNITNVIYHLEERKVKRYVGDYEKFLQSYQLQRKQLQSAYVKQQKEIAQLETFIQKNKIRKAKQAKSREKVLEKMQRVEKVNNVPQSRFAFTVYNEPVSRILQAEKLRVGYSEPLFPDLNLQVKKGDKIAIVGHNGIGKTTILKTLLGQIKPLSGSIFVGDRVSPAYFAQEEFASEITPLEKVWAERPDMTKKEVRQALAKCGLKEEHVLKPIRLLSGGEQTKVRLCELIVTKSNVLILDEPTNHLDVETKMALQEALQQYTGTVLIVSHEPSFYESWITKVWNIEDWNAEQYE
- a CDS encoding thioredoxin family protein, whose amino-acid sequence is MTTFKTIEELATYIEEQQLVLLFIKTENCGVCDVMVRKVNCVLENYDYVEKIEILLQDMQEIAGRYAVFTGPTILLFYNGKEILRESRFISLENLERTIQLFEE
- a CDS encoding glycosyl hydrolase family 18 protein, which encodes MRSQKFTLLLLSLLLFLPLFLTNFITPNLALADSPKQSQKIVGYFPSWGVYGRNYQVADIDASKLTHLNYAFADICWNGKHGNPSTHPDNPNKQTWNCKESGVPLQNKEVPNGTLVLGEPWADVTKSYPGSGTTWEDCDKYARCGNFGELKRLKAKYPHLKTIISVGGWTWSNRFSDMAADEKTRKVFAESTVAFLRAYGFDGVDLDWEYPGVETIPGGSYRPEDKQNFTLLLQDVRNALNKAGTEDGKQYLLTIASGASQRYADHTELKKISQILDWINIMTYDFHGGWEATSNHNAALYKDPNDPAANTNFYVDGAINVYTNEGVPVDKLVLGVPFYGRGWKSCGKENNGQYQPCKPGSDGKLASKGTWDDYSTGDTGVYDYGDLAANYVNKNGFVRYWNDTAKVPYLYNATTGTFISYDDNESMKYKTDYIKTKGLSGAMFWELSGDCRTSPKYSCSGPKLLDTLVKELLGGPISQKDTEPPTNVKNIVVTNKNSNSVQLNWTASTDNVAVTEYEITAGEEKWSTTTNSITIKNLKPNTEYAFSVIAKDAAGNKSHPTTLTVKTDEANTTPPDGNGTATFSVTSNWGSGYNFSIIIKNNGTTPIKNWKLEFDYSGNLTQVWDSKISSKTNNHYVITNAGWNGEIPPGGSITIGGAGTGNPAELLNAVISEN
- a CDS encoding MTH1187 family thiamine-binding protein → MSQQVTMSFSVVPQAKTKDVYSVVDKAIEVVQQSGVRYEVGAMETTLEGELDVLLDVVKRAQQACVDAGAEEVITSIKIHYRPSTGVTIDEKVWKYRDEYEKPEAI
- a CDS encoding ABC transporter permease, producing MNMKNQKQSKLITTIWLILLIAIWEGSVSLFKIEPWILPKPSAIVQELIGMKDLLLPNTMQTLQEVIIGLFFAILLGTSIAIIMDVIPLFRILINPLLVISQTIPIVVLAPLFIIWFGYGMLPKVMVVILVCFFPIALSILEGFQTVDKNMLKLLQTMKATKWQVYQKVKFPAVLPYFFSGLKIAVTYSVMGAIIGEWLGASEGLGVMLTRATKSFLTARVFGVAAIIVMVTLCLYFIVEFMARITAPWIYRKDGRK
- a CDS encoding DUF1992 domain-containing protein, translated to MDVFLNIAEEKIRKAIRNGDLDYLPGKGKPLQLEDFSMVPPELRMSYKILKNAGMIPPEMELQKDILKIEDLIACCYDEEERKKLREELTVKTLRFQQVMEKRKIKDSSAFRMYQDKVFRKLR